From the Sylvia atricapilla isolate bSylAtr1 chromosome 12, bSylAtr1.pri, whole genome shotgun sequence genome, the window ACGCAAGTCAAACATTCAATCCAAATAAAAGAGCAgtgcttttcaaagaaaaaaaaaaaaaaagaaatctttcccttacaattaaaaaatctaaataacATATACATTATAAGTCAAGGCAACAGCTATAGAAACAATTTATTTACATGCTGCTAGTTGTTAAATCATCTTTAAATTgcctttgaaaattaaattttaaatgctttcctGATCTCAGTTGCCTTGCAAGTAAACATTATGCATATGAATAGCTTGCTTGCTTTGTTTCCACATTTCATAAAGTTTCTATGCATTTAGACATTCCAGGATTTATGTTTACTGGTTTGAAATCTATGTGAAGGACCAAAGATTCTATGAATTACAAAAATCAACTaataaatcaaacaaacaaaaaatgcttgCACTGTTTAAAGAACATAATCAGAGGCTAAAGAACTAAGCTCAGACAATAAGTAAATTAGATTTATGTCTTGCATGTAAAGATCACTGATATAAAATGCTCACTtatctcaaattattttaagcagaaGTGAGGGCAGTGGCACTTACAAAGagtctaaaaataataaattacatCTTATTGCACAAAGTCAAAGGTTAAACTTATTATTGCTCACCATAGGCCAACCTTAACCCCAGGATTAATGCCATAAACAAAACGAAAATTCCTTTTGCACACATAATGCACGAGGTTAATGTCTCTGAAGAATTACAAAAGGGAAATGATGCCCCCTACTGCTcccagaaaatgtttctgtataAACACAATATTTTGGTTCAAAGGGAATTATCATGTAAAACCAATGAACATGTATTTTCAAACTAACTAGTAGTCATTAGCATGACATATGCCAGGgacaatttatttcttctttggactttaattaaaatatatgagGGGCCTTTCCTTGTAGAGGAAACTCTCAGGAACACAAACAGCTAGAGAGGATATAAAATCTAAGCTTCTCGGGACTTACACATTTTGGTGAAGAAAGTATGAAGATtcaattcaatttttttgtcttcatgcATTTCTGATTACATCAAACATCAAATAAATCTTATGTCTCAGTGATATTTTTCAAACAGCAAAGTTGAGAGGATAGTGTTTCATGCCTGGTAGCAATTTGACACAATTCATTAAAAGGTAACAAAGCCCATACCATGCCTTGGAGTTGTGGAAGACCACAGCTCAATTCCTAACCCAGTTTTATGCTTGTGGTATCAAAGACACTGTTGTAATGGATTTCTTGATGGGCAGGTAAAGCAATAAGATTATTGTTTGAAATACTTTTCAGGGACAGAGCTCAAATACTGAAGAGTTTTTACCAGTGTCtcatttgttctgcttttaagCCACAGTAGACCAAATGACATCGATACTGTTAAGTCTTGGTTTCCACCAGTGTAAGtgaaaaataacccccaaatTCTTAAAGATATTGGACACACTGAATTTCTCTATTTCAAAGTAAACTACATAAATATTATGTGGTACATTGTTGCCTTTGATATGACCTTCAGCACCTTTGTGACTATTCTTAAACATATCTAATCTTAAATCTGCTATCACCTATCTTTGTTCAAGGCTTGGACAGTCAAATGGCTGCAGTTCACAACTTCTTATGCcacaaaaataaccaaaattaAATCAGTAAGCAAAGTTAATGAGTTGACATGAACAGGCATGCTTTTTTACTACTAAGTCCTATTTTATCACAAATCTTGCCATGTGTGATGTTATTTAGACAATACAACTGTGACCTTGCATTGATCATTTTCAGCTCAAAGTACAATGAAACACTGATACAAGAGGAACACTTTTACCTGATTCTTATGAGGATGCCTCTGTAGTAgagtgtgaaaaatgaaaagaaattttctcaTTCATTGTCAGAGCATACAAAATTGAAATTGCAGCACCTGTATATTGGGAAACATTTGGTTAGAACCATTTCTGCTCATTTAAAGTAACTTTACAACTCATtagtaagaggaaaaaatattcatgatGATTTACTGTTTCAAAATGAACTGGACCCAAGACAAGCTCAGTGATGAGGATtagcaaaatataaattctaTGCAAACTTGTAAAGATTGTGTGTCATAAAGATATGTGCCATGTCCTCACAAGACTATATCTGCAAATAAGTTCAGAAATCAGGTTTCAtcccagatttttctttttctttttactgttgATGGTTTCTAGCAGGAAGTCTGGCCTCAGTACTGCCTGAGTAACACTGGGGCTATGCTCCtctaatataaaatataaataataatataaatctCCATGGATGAACTGGACTTAGAAGTAAACTTTAATAAATATATCACGTTCTAGAGTTAAAGGAGATAATTTTAAACCAGTCAAGAGTAGGCACTGTCCAGGGAGGAAATTCAAATAATTGCATCTTATTTCTAAGGCAAAATTGCATTTAACTGTGCTAAAATACGTCTCATATGTCATTGTGGATAGCCCTGACTTATCCTTACTTCTACATGCGTGATGGAAGCGTGTCGTTTAAGAATTTAATAGTCTGGAAAAGGCTGCAGACTGACAGAACAGTAGTATGAAAAAGTGGACAACATGACTGACAGAAGTTTGAAAAATTTTATCAGTCATATAAACCAAATTACCTACAACTTATTTTTCTAGATATTGATGTAGGGCTCTCCAATAAAATACTATTACTTGTAGTGGAATAAGCTGAAATGGGATGGTATCATCCTGAAaacattttactgtttttctaCTACTGTGAAACCAAGCACATAAATGGAGCCATCCCATTTCTCTAAATATGCTTTCTAAATGTGAAAGGGTTGAAGCAATTTCCAGAGGTCTCCGTTTAGAAAAAAAGCCCTCCACTGATATTTAACTGAACTGTCTTTGCTCTGAGACATGCAATAAAATACACTGGAATCAAATGCAAATGCATCATTGTGCTTTATGTAAAGAAAATCAgcttaatttgcttttttcacCACGATTACACAAGCTTAGCGTGCCTAGTTGGTAACtaaaattttattgaaattgttggaaatattctgatttacGTCAGCTGATTAATAATTCTACTGATTTTAGTAGAATGATGTTAAGCCTTATTCTCACAGAAAGTCTGTGAGTCCAATTTTTGACTGCAGTGTTTTCATACACCCCTCAAGGGAGGATCAGTTACAGTGTAAGCATCTTCACACACTTTGTGTAGAAATCACTGTATGTACAGAAAGTCTGGCCCAGTTTACTCTCCATAcacaaaagtttaaaaaacttGGTGTATTCATAGGGAACTCTTATCTGTAATTGAACAAAAAGTATTGTTCTATATGAGAAAATACAAACCAAGTATTACCGTACTGTTTCAGACATTCAAATAATACTAAAGACCAGATTCTGGAAAACCTCACTGAAATATATCAACATTACTTTAGTCTAGTTTTAGTTTTAATCAACATTTAGTCTGCTCAGCAGTCAAACTGAAGTCAACAGGACCATACATTCAGATGAATATTCATTTATCTTGGTCTTAACCTTGTAACAGTTGGATTTTGTGCAAGTTATCTGCAAACTGACATAATTCAGACCTAGAAGTTTCTATACCTATTCTCATCTGCTTCGCACAAATATAAAGAGGAGAACAAGAAGCAAATCACCCACAGTAATGTTTACCACAGGCTGcatcttttaaaagcatttaaaagacaTTGTAAGCACAATCTTCACAGCTCATTGCATCCCTAGTACCTTTCAATTACTGGTGCAACTTCCCACCCACTCTGACACTGAACTGAACCTCCCAGAACAGACAGAAATCAGCCGAAAGGTCCTCTTCTGTTAGCAGTCAGCTACCTAACAGCTACAGCACCTGCAAGGACATTGCTCAGCAATTAACCATACCTGGTGctttatagaagaaaaaaaattaaattccagtAGTCAGAGTAGTAGCAAAATGTTTaagaaaactaaaactaaaaaaaaaaaaaaaaaaaaaaaaaaaaaaaaaaaaaaaaaaaaaccaccgCTTGGCTGAAAGAGTCATAAAACCTTAATGACACTCAAGACTCTCGTTTTTGATAACCCTTAAACAATTATTTGAAAGAGCTTTATGAAATCCCTAGATTTTAGTAAGACTAGAAGGAATACCGTTTTAATTTTTGTAGTTGCAGAAACTTTGATGAGGTACTCTATTTTAAACTTAGAGTGACACTTGAGCATGGCTCActttttgcagcatttctgcatttctcagagCCAGCTGCATGATGCTGACACCCCTTCAGGTACCACTTGTCATTCCTGCAAGTAATTCAGCAGTGTTCAGTCCCCTCCCACAATAAAGGTTGTACTCTTAGGTTATCATTTGTTTTGTCAGTCATCTAAGCGAAGCTGCAATGTTTAAATACACAGTAGTCACACAGTGTGGAACCTTTAAAATTACTGGTAATAATATAGCTAAATATTTACATtagaaaaaagccccacaaaacTGTCTCCTGGAACATTTCCCAGGCTAAATAGCAGCCTTTGCCAATACACCTGCAGCTTTTTGTAACTAATTGAGGAACTTGAGCCAACACATTCAAAaagcctcaaaaaaaaaccaaatgcagAGTCcattacttgaaaaaaatactatCTATTCTCAACAATTGATGCATGTGTAATCGCAATACTTTtgtcttttattccttttataaAGACTCAATTATTTACAACAggttattttgaaagaaaattggAATTAAGAGAagtaattatttctaaaattaaggGATAGAATAAGTGTTATGGGTTAACACTAAAACCACTACAATAAGTTTCAGTTACAGAAACTACTAATTACAGAACCTATACCTTGGATCATTTTCAAAAAGTTTGCCTCTTGATACTAAACTCGACAATCTACAGGTTCATTAAGATGGCAGAATTGCAACAAATTCTCCAAAAGGGAAACTTTCTTAATCATCTTCTTAGTCACCAGGGCTTCAAGCACACATAAGTGTCTGTCACATCATAACTGGGGACTTGAACCAGATGTAGAAGTTTGTCTCTATAAAGCATCttaaaaaataccatttctAACTGGTTCTTACTTTTTTGTCTATAGTTCTGTTCACaataaaagcaacaacaaaatattttagtttaaaagcaTACCAAAATTTCCTAATGCGACTTTGGGGTTACCTTAAGTTTCAGGGCTATATTACACACAAAACTCGAAGGCTCTAGTCACATTATTTGTATatatttccttctgaaatatATAGAATTTATTTGAGGTATCACTCTTAGAATATGCTACAATTTGTGTTATGACTGTAAAGTCATAAAGTCATAAGTCATAAAGTCATAAAGTTTTTGCTAGTTCATACTCATGCAGGATACTTCCTATACCCTAGAATTTTAAGTCCACATCCTGCAAACAATCAAACAAGTATTTAAATTTATGCATGCAAATAAACCCACTGAAGACCATAATACTGAAGGTCAGATCAGAGCACCATCTCTAAAGTGCATTCACAGACTCCACAGCTCATTTACCCAGCACGAGTCTGAAAGACAGTTTGGAAATTTGGGTTCTTTGTTGTTTAAACCTGTACAGCTCCTGTTTCAAGTATGCGAGCCCAAACTATTCAGGAAGGCCCAGCTTCACAAAATCGTTCACATAACCAATTTTCAGTTGCAGAAATTctaaaaaagacaaagaagtcGCACCAGGCAGCTGAAGCAAGCTattgtgaaacaaaaaaaacaccccacaccTATTTACACATTACCATTACAGTATTTCCCCAGCAGTAATGCAAATAATGAACTTGGCACCGACTCACAGTCAGGAAAATCTCTAATATATCCCACAGGTGTGCCAAGCAGAAAAGTGAGACCAGGCATTGGGTGTGTCAAATTCCTTTGACTGCTACCAGCAAAATATTGCGCTTTTCCATCTCTAAAATGAACTTACAAGATAAAACCACAGATCCAGGAAAGTAAAATTTCCCCCTCACCTAAACAGAGCCCGCCACTTTGGATATCTTACTGCAAAATTAATTCCTCCCAtaataggaaaacaaaatcattcTTCCCAACAAATCCACTTTGTAGGCAGCCTATTGTAAGATGTCAGGATATTTCCAGTGTTCTCAACCTAGCTCACAATTGGGGTTTGAACACCTGCATTTGTGTTTATGGCAAGAGGTTTGAAATTTCTCCGAAGTATGAGGAAGATTAAGTTGAGGCTGCAgttccaaaagaaaacaaaaacgTAAGAATACGTTTTCTAGTCCACATGACAACAACGCAGGGACAAAGTTCCAGCTTGTTTTAATAATTGTCCCATTATATAATCATTAATAAATCTTTTCAATagcatctttttttccacttcaaaaGGGCTTTAGTTTGTCTTGAATGTTACAATGTCAGATACTACGTAGTCTCAGCAGGCTGGGAACCACAACTGCTCACACCCACAGTGACCTCCCTAAGTGCAGCCTCAGAACACTACAACACATTTGAATACAGATTTATCAAGAATATATCTAGGATTATACACATATAATAAATTCACCAGTGAAACCATATTTTATAACATGCAGCATGGCAAAACAGGCAAGAAAAGTGCCCACAGCACTAAGCATTATTACCCACATAATTTAGAAGTCAGTAAGCTTTTTTGGATATGAGATATTCCAAAAAGCTGTGTTGATGTGGTAGAAATCAATTTTCTTTAAGCTTTTGAACGATATTTTGTGCCCCAAAATGCTAgtaacttcatttttattataaagGATTATTATATCCTTGCTTACAATGTCGTTTGTAAGTAATAACAGCTAAAAGCAATATTGGCTGCAGTGTCTGCATTTTAACAGCGGATGGCACCAATCACCTCAGAAAATGCTTCTCTACATCTTAGCTTACATTCTTATGTGTGAATCTTGTAGCTTAATTCTACgggaaaacaaaatgcaagtgtctaaacaacaaaaacagGGGAGGGAAATTGTCTTCAGGAGAGTACTTCAGAGAAGCATCTTTCTTAAATATGACACTCCCTATCAAAAACCCTGTCCTGTGCAGAATGAGTGTTTGTGTGTGAATGCAGCCTGTGTACACAGAtgtattttccttcaattttaCCACTGTCACagacaaatgttttatttggcTCAAAGAATGACTTTGAATTCAGGTTAAAAAATGTAGCAATACGTGGATGTTAGCTTTTAGCGAAATTTTCCTATGGGCTGAGAACTGCAGACTGTCATTTGCCTAAAAAGTTCTAATAGGAATGCAAGTGGCTTTATAAAAAtgatatttcatatttctgtatTAAACCTTTCCTGGTTTAACATACAAatagattaaaacaaaatatgtaCACCTAAATgcacaacaacaaaatatttgtcCTCCCTTTGTAGGCTGCATTTAATGAACAGCCGCCAAAATCTAACTGCACAGCGATGCTCAAGAGATGGCCAAAACAAGCTGGAATCAAATAGTACCAAGGGGAACTTGGAAGATATTAACCTGTGTTTGGGATGGTATGAAAGGAGACATTTACTCCTTTGTACCACAGCTGGTCCGTACTGTCAGCTCCAGGCACCCAAAAGTCAACAGCAGTGCCAGAGATACTTTTTAAGACCTAATTTATCCTTCACAGTTTGGGGGTGAGGGGGCCGCTAAGTAAAAACGCGCCCTCTATATTTTCCGACTTATCAGAGCTGAAGATTTGGGGATGGGAGGTACACTTCTGTCCCCGGCCATCAGAAGGGATAAAGCTCGCATTTCTTTTTAGATGCACTCCAGGTAGACGGTACCGGACCTGTTTGTGCCAAGGCTGTGTCAGACCAAGGGTTCCCGGGAGCCCCCGGCTGTGACCGCGGGGAGCGGCCGCCGGGGGTGCGCCGGGCGATAACAGCGACACGGGCGCGGGGACCGCCCGCCCTCTCCCGCAACACACACAGCGGGGAGAGCAGCCGAGGGGCGGGGAACCACCGGGAGGTGGGGACACAATCACCGGGGCGGGGATGGAGGGAGCGGGAGGGCTCCGGGCTCCTCAGCGCCAGAGACGGGGAATGCCGGGCACTGCCGCTGCTGGAGCGGGCCCCCGGAGCGGACAGAGCTGCTCAAGGCACTGAAGCACCTGTCCTGcgaggaaaggctgagggagctgggcctgtgcAGCCTCGGGAACAGACTGAGACGGGACCTCATGAATGTGTATAAATACCTAAAGAGGGCTTGCCAAGAGGACGGACCAGGCTCCGCTCGGTGGTGAAACTGATGCAtaggaagttccacctgaatacGAGGAAGAACTTCTCTGGTGTGCAGTGACTGCGCACGggcacagactgcccagagCGGTGTGCAGTGAGGATGCTGCAGGCCTGCCCAGGAGCCGCGCAGCGCCGAGTGCCGGGGATggccccgccggcccggccccgcccaccGCGCTGGCCCCGCCCTGCCGCCCTCAGGGGGCGGGACGGCCCCGCGCACACTGCTGGGGGCGGGGCTATGTCGGGCTGGGGGCGGGGCTATGTCGGGCTGGGGGCGGGGCTATGTcgggctggagcaggggctggggcgGGGCTAggcggggctggggaggggctaTGCCGGGCTGGGGGCGGGGCTAGGCCGGGCTGGGGCGGGGCTAggccgggctgggggcgggGCTAGGCCGGGATGGGGCGGGGCTAGGCCGCCGGTGCTACCCatggcggcgcggcggcgggcgggcacCGCCAGGAGCCGTCGCGGGCCGATGACGCGGGAGATCGCGGCGGTGTTTCCCGGTGTCGCTGTTCCCGGTGCGATGGGATTGCGCTCCCCGCGTTGATGGCGGCCCCCCGGACACCGCACGGCTCCGCGCTGGGGCCCAGGGTGGATGAGTTCACCGTCCCCGCCGAGAAGAGCCGCCTCCTGGAGCGCAGCCGGGGCCGCATCGAGGGCTTGTTCGAGGTGCGGCTGGCCGTGCTGGGGGCGCAGGGGGACTGGCGGCCCGCGCTGCCGGCACCCAACGCCAGTGCCAGGATCTGGGTGCAGCTGGAGGGCTGCGCCAAGGCCGTGAGCAGCGCCAAGGTacgggccgggccgcggggtTGCGGGCGGACAGGCCCCGCCGGACCGGCACGGCCGGGGCCCGGCCTGGGGGAGGAAAGGGTGGGGAGAAGCCGAGCGCCCCAGGAGGAAACGAGCGGCGCTGCTTTGGCAGGTGGGCGTGTGCCCGGTGCCAGGGAGTCTCCGGCCGTGTTGACATAAGCGTGGGGAATACAGCGGAGCAGCTCCGCTGGCAAGTGCAAAGTTCACGGGCACCGTGTTATGAAATAGTCCATAAATAAAGTAGCTGAGGGGTAGCACCGGTGTGAGGATGGGCCGAGATTTGTTTTAAAGCGAGGTTGAAATGTTTcgctttccttcttcctcctgaaGTCAGGAAATTCCTCGGAGTTGTTTGGGCGTTGCCGTGTTTTGCCTTACGGACTTCTCATATTCTGTGGCGTTTAGCAGCTCGTTAGCAAAGCTGTTAGTAAAGCTTAACGCAGCTAACATTTCCTTGTAAAAATTGTCAGACCTGAACAGCTTCAGCAGTCTGGAGCAGAGAGTTCTCATTTTAACCCAGCTCTGACGCGGATGCAGGTTGTGTCTCAGAGGGGACCACAGTTGCTGTGAAATGTCTTCTCACGTGTTAAAGGTCTTGCACAACTAACCTTTGGGGGGGACTTTCTCAGCAGTAATGCTGAAATTGATATTACTCATAACGAACCTGGCAAGTACAGCTGTTTGAATCATGTGATGAGGATTTTGGTGTGAGCAGTCGCTAGGCTGAAGGTCCCGTTCAGCCCCGAATCTCGATATACGGGCGTTGGTTGGTGTGTTTGTGTAACTGCACTTGGGTGTTAGTGGGGATCCGGAGCATGTGTTTTGTGACAGATTTCCGACTTGGCAGCCTGCTTTCAAAACCTTGATTCCTTAACTGTGCCGTGCACGTGTTTCTCGACACGTACTGCACTTCCTTACTATGAGTTGTAGAAAATACTATTAATGTATAAGGGTTTGTATTATTTGACTCTGAAACCTACTCTAAACCAATTTGCCTGGGCTCAGAGAATCCAGAAACTGTTACAGGTAGCTATTCTCCAGGCATCTGCAGTGCAACTTCCCATTTTTTCCAGGAGATTAAAGCACAAGAAATAAATAGCACAAGATTTCAGTTTTCtaactgctgcttttcttaacaagataaaaaatgttttctactCTTAATACTTTAAAGGGTATGAGAACCTTGATTTCTGTTATAGGTAGAGCAGTTTTCAGACACAGTCTGGAGGAATTATTGACTAGAAAGTATAAAAAATTGCTCATCTTCTGTTGAGAGGTTTGGTGGTGTTTTACTTCATCATGTATACATAGACATATAATGTATACATACAATGTATACATTCTCCACTGCTGcgtagtttttaaaaaaaagttcctaGATATAGAGTATCCTTTCCACCAATTATGTTTTCTTGTTGCTCTGCAAAAGCAGTCTGGGGTGGAGAGTAAGCCTGTGGGTTTTGGTGAGGACGCAGTGTGTGCTCCTGAGGCAGCCTGCCTTGGTACCCGTGATGATGTAACTTGAGGTGACAGGAAATGATGTGTTATTCACTACCTTGTGTTGGTTCTCACTTccatttcaaataattaatgTTTGAGAGTAAATGCAGATTATAAAACGTGGTATACTTGGGGTTCTGCAAATACATTGACTGCAGCTTAGAAGCTGGTTTCACTTCTAAAGAGTGAAGTGCCTCACAGAAAGAGGCAGTTTGGGAAAAATAATGCTATCTGAAAGAATAAATAGTTTACTGTATTGACAGAGTTTTGCACTCTTGACACATTTAAAACAGGGTAGTATAGTGGATTTACCTGTAGCAGCTTACAGGTGGCAGAAGTGGCACTggggtttaaatttttttttttttttttttttttaagtttgaaaaACCTGAACTTCAGGAAACACAGAAGTATCTGGAGTGTGGTGTTTTCTTAGTAGCAAAAATACAGGATGGCTGCTGGTGTGATTGGCCTTAGGAAATGTACTTTGAAACTTTTTAGAAGTTCAGGTTTATGAACTAAGTAGAACTCTAGTGAAAGGCATTTATTGATGAAAAACTCTCTTTGACCAAagaatggggatgggaaaataaatctgtcagTCTTTTAAACTGTTCGATCTACAAAGTTATCTGTTACTATCATGTATAAATAAGATAATATAAAAGAGAACCTTCTAtgaaatctatttaaaaataattttagatatTGGTGGTTTATTTCTATTGTCCTGTTTACTGGCAGTGTTTACTTTTTCACATCACTTATGCTaagtttgctttattttctaatgTTTCTGTCCATTACTGACCTAATAAAAACCAACTGAGTATATTAGGTTTTCACAGCTATTCACTCtgctctctttctcctcttagGAGTACGTCAAGGGACTGTGTGAACCTGAGCTAGAAGAAAAGGAGTATTACCCAAAGGACATGCACTGCATCTTCGTTGGTGCACAGAGCCTGTTCCTCAACAGCCTTATTCAGGATACCTGTGCTGATGTAACAGTGCTGGAAATGGGATTGCTCAGTATTAAGGGGGGTGCAGAAGCTGTTGTTATGGCTCAAAGTCACGTGCAGCAGTTTGTGAAGCTTTTTGAGAATAATGAAAGCTTATTAAATGACAACGAACCAGAGATTAAGAAGCAGTTCAGGCAATTTGTGGAAGCACATGCTGATAAGTATACAATGGATTTACTGATTTTGCCTAGTGCACTAAAAAGAGAACTCCTAGCTCTGACCCAAACTGATGTTTCTAAAGGGGAGACTAATATCATAGATCTCACAGACTCTGAAAGCCCACAGCAGCTTGGACAAAACAGCACCTCCAAAGTCATTGCTGCAAACAGAGATGGAAGGGCAGATGGGGAGGAAGCAAGAAGAAATGCTGGCACACCTGTAACTGAGCTTACAAAGCAAATGGACACCGTGTTTTCTGATGCTTCTGAAACAAGGTTTGTTCCCATAAAGGGCCCTCTGTTAGAGGCAGTGGCCTGTAAAGAGAGGCAATCATGTAAAAGAAGGTCTTCTGATGCGGAGGAAAGGCTCCCTAAGAAGCATTTATCTTTGGAAAATGATGAGCAAGTGGCATCTGCTTTACACAAGAATCCTTCAGCTCCTGATGCAGTTATTGATCTGGTTTTGGACAGCTGCAATGAATCAGATGGTCCTACTTACTGCCTTAGAGAGGGTGATGCTCTCACTGAGGAAATGGAATATAAGATTCTTGTGAACTTCTTCAGAACAATGGGGTATTCCCAAACTATTGTAGAAAAGGTTATTGGTATCCTAGGACAATCTGTGGAACCATTAATATTGCTAGAagaaattgaaaaggaaaacttaaAGCTTAAAAAAGAACACGAACAGTCATCTCAAAAGCCTACAACTGTCAATCTTCCTTTAGGAAATAATGTCAATAATTCACAAAATCTAGAAGACAAAGGCGCTTCTAGGAATAAAAGTCCACTTAAATCGGGTCCTATTTTAAAGGAGACAAAAAATGAATATCACAAAGTAAGAGGTGCTCCAGACGCACAGGTTGGTGCAGAAGATAAAATGCATAAATTGGTATGCAAATCATCTCCTCCTACCAGCAAAAATTCAGTTCTGTGCTATAAAGAGAGAGATGTTTATGGCCCTGGTAAAAATCACAACTCAAGGTCAAGCAATACAGAAACTGATGGTGAGGTAGCTTTCAGCACTGTGCAAGCAGGAGCTCTAAAAGATGTTGGCTTTGTCGCCAGAGGGGGC encodes:
- the N4BP1 gene encoding NEDD4-binding protein 1 isoform X2, producing the protein MAAPRTPHGSALGPRVDEFTVPAEKSRLLERSRGRIEGLFEVRLAVLGAQGDWRPALPAPNASARIWVQLEGCAKAVSSAKEYVKGLCEPELEEKEYYPKDMHCIFVGAQSLFLNSLIQDTCADVTVLEMGLLSIKGGAEAVVMAQSHVQQFVKLFENNESLLNDNEPEIKKQFRQFVEAHADKYTMDLLILPSALKRELLALTQTDVSKGETNIIDLTDSESPQQLGQNSTSKVIAANRDGRADGEEARRNAGTPVTELTKQMDTVFSDASETRFVPIKGPLLEAVACKERQSCKRRSSDAEERLPKKHLSLENDEQVASALHKNPSAPDAVIDLVLDSCNESDGPTYCLREGDALTEEMEYKILVNFFRTMGYSQTIVEKVIGILGQSVEPLILLEEIEKENLKLKKEHEQSSQKPTTVNLPLGNNVNNSQNLEDKGASRNKSPLKSGPILKETKNEYHKVRGAPDAQVGAEDKMHKLVCKSSPPTSKNSVLCYKERDVYGPGKNHNSRSSNTETDGEVAFSTVQAGALKDVGFVARGGSDMQHITSKSKTAFQQKFAGPSTAQNSRPGSEEQLGHCSSSQERPLHQHLSQTSHCDSPVPDQLQSSQKHPSNPDRDAVGPHPDHSVTGVQRFLDSLKKPYKLELINEPGKPYLKHIIIDGSNVAISHGLRKFFSCRGIAIAVDYFWKRGHRNITVFVPQWRTRRDPSITEQNFLTQLEDVGILSLTPARMVLGARIAAHDDRFLLHLAAKTGGIIVTNDNFREFVTESFAWREIIQKRDSWSAQKALQSSGQYSEVPFFLPEVSSSSRQPAGRVHDDGSSPWLPREQSTEPRPAIPPQRSASETVQLREALIKIFPDYDQRQKIDRILFDHPFMRDLNALSAMVLD
- the N4BP1 gene encoding NEDD4-binding protein 1 isoform X1; its protein translation is MAAPRTPHGSALGPRVDEFTVPAEKSRLLERSRGRIEGLFEVRLAVLGAQGDWRPALPAPNASARIWVQLEGCAKAVSSAKEYVKGLCEPELEEKEYYPKDMHCIFVGAQSLFLNSLIQDTCADVTVLEMGLLSIKGGAEAVVMAQSHVQQFVKLFENNESLLNDNEPEIKKQFRQFVEAHADKYTMDLLILPSALKRELLALTQTDVSKGETNIIDLTDSESPQQLGQNSTSKVIAANRDGRADGEEARRNAGTPVTELTKQMDTVFSDASETRFVPIKGPLLEAVACKERQSCKRRSSDAEERLPKKHLSLENDEQVASALHKNPSAPDAVIDLVLDSCNESDGPTYCLREGDALTEEMEYKILVNFFRTMGYSQTIVEKVIGILGQSVEPLILLEEIEKENLKLKKEHEQSSQKPTTVNLPLGNNVNNSQNLEDKGASRNKSPLKSGPILKETKNEYHKVRGAPDAQVGAEDKMHKLVCKSSPPTSKNSVLCYKERDVYGPGKNHNSRSSNTETDGEVAFSTVQAGALKDVGFVARGGSDMQHITSKSKTAFQQKFAGPSTAQNSRPGSEEQLGHCSSSQERPLHQHLSQTSHCDSPVPDQLQSSQKHPSNPDRDAVGPHPDHSVTGVQRFLDSLKKPYKLELINEPGKPYLKHIIIDGSNVAISHGLRKFFSCRGIAIAVDYFWKRGHRNITVFVPQWRTRRDPSITEQNFLTQLEDVGILSLTPARMVLGARIAAHDDRFLLHLAAKTGGIIVTNDNFREFVTESFAWREIIQKRLLQYTFAGDIFMVPDDPLGRNGPRLDDFLRSEGCSRDSWSAQKALQSSGQYSEVPFFLPEVSSSSRQPAGRVHDDGSSPWLPREQSTEPRPAIPPQRSASETVQLREALIKIFPDYDQRQKIDRILFDHPFMRDLNALSAMVLD
- the N4BP1 gene encoding NEDD4-binding protein 1 isoform X3; amino-acid sequence: MHCIFVGAQSLFLNSLIQDTCADVTVLEMGLLSIKGGAEAVVMAQSHVQQFVKLFENNESLLNDNEPEIKKQFRQFVEAHADKYTMDLLILPSALKRELLALTQTDVSKGETNIIDLTDSESPQQLGQNSTSKVIAANRDGRADGEEARRNAGTPVTELTKQMDTVFSDASETRFVPIKGPLLEAVACKERQSCKRRSSDAEERLPKKHLSLENDEQVASALHKNPSAPDAVIDLVLDSCNESDGPTYCLREGDALTEEMEYKILVNFFRTMGYSQTIVEKVIGILGQSVEPLILLEEIEKENLKLKKEHEQSSQKPTTVNLPLGNNVNNSQNLEDKGASRNKSPLKSGPILKETKNEYHKVRGAPDAQVGAEDKMHKLVCKSSPPTSKNSVLCYKERDVYGPGKNHNSRSSNTETDGEVAFSTVQAGALKDVGFVARGGSDMQHITSKSKTAFQQKFAGPSTAQNSRPGSEEQLGHCSSSQERPLHQHLSQTSHCDSPVPDQLQSSQKHPSNPDRDAVGPHPDHSVTGVQRFLDSLKKPYKLELINEPGKPYLKHIIIDGSNVAISHGLRKFFSCRGIAIAVDYFWKRGHRNITVFVPQWRTRRDPSITEQNFLTQLEDVGILSLTPARMVLGARIAAHDDRFLLHLAAKTGGIIVTNDNFREFVTESFAWREIIQKRLLQYTFAGDIFMVPDDPLGRNGPRLDDFLRSEGCSRDSWSAQKALQSSGQYSEVPFFLPEVSSSSRQPAGRVHDDGSSPWLPREQSTEPRPAIPPQRSASETVQLREALIKIFPDYDQRQKIDRILFDHPFMRDLNALSAMVLD